CGTGTTCGATGCGCAGACCTATCTCGTCACCGCCAATGCGGGGCCGGCGCAATTCTCCGGGCAAGGATGCAGCCCTTGGCTCTATAGCACCGCGTGGCAGAACGACGGCGCGCACGAGGCGGCCGGAAAGTATGTTCAGGACCGCGGTTTCAACAACATCGCTCTCATCGCTCCCAATTATCCCGCGGGCAAGGACGCGCTCACGGGATTCAAGCGCTTCTATCATGGCCCGGTATTGGAGGAGATTTACACCAAGCTGGGGCAACTCGATTATTCCTCCGAGATCGCGCAGATCCGCGCCGCCAAACCGCAAGCAACGTACGTATTTTTGCCCGGCGGCATGGGCATCAACTTCATCAAGCAATTCGTCGCGGCCGGGCTCAATAAACAGACAGTGCTGGTGGGCCCAGGCTTTATCGCCGACGAGGACATCATCAAAGCCGTGGGCGAGCCCATGGTGGGATTGTTCAACACCTCGCAGTGGGCGCACGATCTGAACAACGAAGCCAACAAGAAATTCGTGGCGGATTTTCAAAAGGAGTACGGCCGGCTGCCGACCGTCTACGCCTCGCAAGGCTACGACGCCGCGCAACTCATCGACTCCGCCGTGCGTGACGTGAAAGGCAAGATCGAAGACAAAGCGGCCCTGGGCAAGGCGTTGGGCGCCGCCAACTTCAAATCCGTGCGCGGCGATTTCAAGTTCAACGTGAATCACTTCCCCATCCAAAACTTCTATCTCCGCCAAGTCGTGAAGGAGCCCAGCGGGCGCATCACCAACAAGCTGGTGGGAATCGTGTTGCCGAATCACGTGGATGTTTATGGGAAAGAGTGCAAGATGAAGTGATTGAGGGAGGGGGGAGGAGAGATCATCGCCGCCGCCTTAGTGCCTCGCGCACGGGGAAAGGTGGTCACTCTCAAGTTACGTAGCCTGTCCCTATTTCCGTAGGCTCATACTGACCAACGTTCCTACTCCTCCCTCCTCCCTCCTCCCCCCTCCCCCCTCCCTCCTCCCTGAGAAGATGGATTTCGTTTTCCTAACCGAACAGTCCCTCAACGGATTGCAATTCGGCTTGATGCTGTTTTTGCTGGCGGCGGGATTGACGCTGGTCTTTGGCATCATGGACATGATCAATCTGGCGCACGGGTCGCTCTACATGACCGGTGCTTACCTGGCGGCGGCGCTGACGACTTATAGCGGATCATTCTTATTAGGCGTGGGGGGGAGCCTGGCGGGTACGGCGGTCATTGGGGTGCTGCTGGAAGTCACGCTGTTGCGTACCTTGTACGAGCGCGATCATTTGTCGCAGGTGCTCGCAACCTTTGCGTTGATCCTCATCTTGAACGAATTCGTGCGCCTCATCTGGGGACCGCAACCGGTGGCGCTGAATCTGCCTGAAGCCTTGTCCGGCCCCGTGGAAGTCATACCTGGACTGACTTATCCCATCTATCGCTTGCTCATCATCGCGGTGGGCATCGCGGTCGCGCTGTTGCTGTATTTCTTGGTGAGTCATACGCGCGCGGGAATGTGGGTGCGCGCGGGTGCTTCCAACCGCGAGATGGCCATGGCGATGGGCGTGAATGTGCGCGGTCTGTTCACCGCCGTGTTCGCCGTGGGTGCGGCGCTCAGCGCGCTGGCCGGGGCGATGCTCGGTCCGCTGCTAGCGGTGCAGGTGGGCATGGGCGAAAGCATCTTGATCCTGGCCTTCGTGGTCATCGTGGTGGGCGGCATCGGTTCCATTCGCGGAGCCTTCGTGGGCGCCATCCTGGTGGGCGTGGTGGATACGGTTGGGCGCACGATTTTGCCCATGACCTTGCGTGAAGTGTTTTCCCCGCAAGTGGCATCCAACCTCGGGCCGGCACTGGCTTCCATCCTCATCTACATCTTGATGGCGGGTGTGCTGTTTTGGCGTCCTCAAGGTTTGTTTCCGGCGCGAGGATGAGCGCGCAGCCGGCCAGCGCCCAATTGCATCACCCGGCGAAACCGCGGACGGAGTTGCTCGTGCTCGGCATGCTCATTTTGTTTCCCCTATTCATGCGCTACATCGACCAACCCTTCTATACGGTGTTGGTGAGCCGAATCATGATTCTCGCCTTGGCCGTTACCAGCCTGAATCTCCTGGTGGGGTTCGGCGGAATGGTGTGCTTCGGACAAGCCGCATTCTTTGGCACGGGTGCCTACGTGGTGGGAATTTTCATGTATCACGGCGTGCTGCCGGCGTGTATCACCTGGCCAGTGGCCATGGCGGTAAGCGCCTTGGTGGCGCTGGTGATAGGGTCGATCTCCTTGCGCACACGCGGCGTATATTTCATCATGATCACGCTTGCGTTCGCGCAGATGATTTACTACGTCTTCGTATCGCTCAAGGAGTATGGCGGAGACGATGGATTACCGCTTGTACAGCGGTCGGAATTGCCATTCGGGTTGAATGCCAAATCGGACGAGGTGTTCTATTACGTCGTGTTGGCGCTAGGGGCTTTGTGCATGGTGTTGGTGCGCCGTTTGGTGAACGCGCGTTTCGGGCGCGCGCTACAGGCCATTCGAGAGAACGAGAGCCGCGCGGAGGCCATCGGCATTCCCGTGTATCGCTACAAGCTTCTGTGCTTCGTGATCAGCGGCGCCTTGGCGGGATTGGCGGGCGCGCTCATCGTCAACCAGAGCCAGCTCGCGAGCCCAACGCTCTTGCAGTGGAACCAGTCGGGCATGCTGCTCATCATGTTGTTGCTGGGCGGCGTGGGTTATGTATACGGCGGAGTGCTGGGGGCAGCCATTTTCTTGCTTCTGGAAGAAGTGCTGTCCACGCAGACCATTTATTGGCAACTAGGTCTTGGTGTCGTGTTGCTGGGTGTAGTGTTGTTCGCGCGCAATGGGTTGCTCAGTTTGTGGGGCCGCGCCCGTGGCTGACGAGGTTCTGCGGTTACAGGGTGTGGTGAAGCGCTACGGCGCCTTCGCCGTGAGCGATGGCGTCACTCTTTCGGTGGTGCGTGGCGAATTGCACGCGCTGATCGGGCCCAACGGCGCCGGGAAGACCACGCTGGTGCACGAAATCACCGGCACCATTGCATGCGACGCGGGCCGCATCGAATTCGGCGGCCGCGACATCACGGCGGTGCCTGCGTACCGGCGTGTACAACTGGGCATCGCGCGTTCCTATCAAGTCACCAACATATTCTTGAATTGCAGCGTGCTGGACAATCTCTCGCTCGTGGTCCAGGCGATGTCGGATACTCCGTTGGGATTCTGGCGCCCGGCGGTGCGGGAGCGTGCTTTGTTCGAGCGCGCGGCCGAGGTGATGATTCGGGTTGGACTCGAAGGCAAGGCAGATGTTCTGGCCAGGAATCTTTCTCATGGCCAACAGCGTCGCCTGGAGGTTGGACTGGCACTTGCCACCGGGCCGAAGCTGCTGTTGCTGGATGAACCCTTGGCCGGCATGGGGCCGGAGGATTTCGAGCAGATGGTGCGCCTGATCGAGGAACTCAAGAGCCAATGCACCGTGCTCATGATCGAGCACGATATGGATGCCGTGTTTCGCCTGGCCGATCGCATCTCCGTGTTGGTGGCCGGCCGCGTGATCGAAACCGGTACGCCGGAAGCCGTGCGGCGCAGCCCGGAGGTGAAGAAAGCTTACCTCGGAGATGAGGTGGCGGCGTGAGCGCTCTCCTAGAGATCGGCGGTTTGGAATCCGGCTATGGCACGAGCCAGGTGCTGTTCGGCATCGATCTACGCATCGACGAGGGGGAAATCGTCACCTTGCTGGGGCGCAACGGAATGGGGAAGACTACGACCGTGCGCGCGCTCATGGGCCTCACGCCACGCTGGAAAGGTACGGTCCGGTTTCGCCGGGAAGACATCGGCGGGCGGCCCGCCTACTACGTGGCCAAATTGGGATTGGCGCTGGTGCCGGAGGGCAGGCAGATCTTTCCGAACCTGAGCGTGGAGGAAAATCTGGTGGCCTTCGCTACCCATCGCGGGCGGACGCATGGTCATTGGAACTCCGAGCGCGTTTACGCATTGTTCCCCCGCTTGCAAGAGCGTAAAAGGAATTTCGGTAACCAACTCTCGGGCGGCGAACAACAGATGCTGGCGATCGGCCGCGCGCTCATGACCAACCCTCATCTGTTGGTGCTGGACGAAGCCACCGAAGGTTTGGCACCGCTCATACGGGAAGAGATTTGGCAGTGCCTGAAGACCTTGAGCGGCGAAGGCCAAACCATTTTGCTGATCGACAAGTATGTCGAGCGGCTCATTAAACTCGCCCACCGTCACACCATCATCGAGCGCGGGCGGGTGGTGTGGGCGGGAAGTTCCAAGGAACTCGATGCCGATCATGGGGTCTGGCACCGGTACTTGGGGGTGTAAAACACTACAAAGGCTTTTTCACCACAGAGGCACAGAGGCACAGAGGAAGACAACCCCAATATCTTAGGATAAGCTGATTAAGCACGTTCGCCCTGAGCTAGTCGAAGGGCGATCCTGCGATGCGGCGATGTGACGAGGCCTTTCGTTCATGGTTCGATCGTTCGGCGGGCTCACGACTCACCACGAACGGAAGACTTGATCAGTGAGTCCCTAATTGGTCACGGAGTGTCCTGAGTGTGCTGTTCACTCACTGCCTTTCTCTGTGTCTCTGTGCCTCCGTGGTGGATGGTTTTTTTCCAAATACGGAGGAACGGCGATGGCGAGCGGACTGGAAGTATTGCAACCACCCGGATGGGCGCGGCCGCGTGGGTATTCGAATGGCATCGCGGCGCGGGGGAGATTGGTCTTTATCGCGGGCCAGATCGGCTGGGACGAGCAATGCCACATTGTGAGCGGCGATCTGGCCGAACAAGCCCGGCAGGCGTTGAAGAACGTTGTTGCGGTGTTGGCACAGGCTGGAGGGCGCCCCGAGCACATCGCGCGCATGACATGGTACGTGACCGACAAGAAGGCCTATGTCAGCGCCTACCGCGCTTTAGGTGCTGCCTATCGCGAAGTCATCGGCAATCACTTCCCGGCCATGACGGCCTTGCAGGTGCCAGCCTTGATCGAGGATGCCGCCAAGGTGGAAATCGAAGCAACTGCGGTGGTGCCGGACCAGGGCGGTTGAAATCCCGCCATTCACCCCGATATCCGAGGAACATTCCCTTGTTCACCGGAGAGCATCTTGGCGCAGGAAGCAGAAAGTAACTCGCCGCCGCCTATCGAGGTGACACCTCAGACTAAAAACGTCCCGGCCTTGCCCGGCGGACGCCCCGTATTCGTATTGCCAGATGATGCTATTGCGCTGATTCCGGTGCGTAATATCGTGCTGTTACCCGGCATGATCCTGCCCCTGTCAGTGGGCCGCGAGGCTTCCGTCGCAGCGGCCCAGCAGGCCATACGGACCGAGCGCCCCATCGGCATCTTGCTGCAGAAGGATGCGGGAAAAGACGATCCTTCCCCCTCGGATCTGCATCACGTGGGCACCGTGGCGCAGATTCTTCGCCTCATCGCCACGCCCGACGGGTCTCACCACGTCATCTGCCAGGGGATGCAGCGCTTCATCGTGAAGGAGTACCTCACTGGTTATCCCTTCATGGTCGCGCGTATCGAACGGGTCAACGACGGCGAGGAGGCGAGCCAGGACATCGAAGCGCGCTTCATCCAATTGAAGAAGAAAGCCCACGAGGCGCTGGAACTCCTGCCGCAGGCCCCGCCCAAGCTGGCCACTGCCTTGCAGGCGTACAACTCCCCCGGCCCCTTGGCGGACATGGTGGGCGGCTTCATGGACATCAAGCCAGAGGAGAAACAAGAACTGCTGGCGAGCTTCAACATCCGCGCGCGGCTCGACAAGGTGCTCGACCATCTGGTGAAGCGCATCGAAGTGCTGCGCCTGACCAAGGAGATCGATGACAAGACCAAGGCCAGCCTGGACAAGCGCCAGCGCGAATTCGTGCTGCGCGAGCAGCTCAAATCCATTCACGAGGAATTGGGCGAGGGCGACGAGGCTGCGGCCGAAATCCAGGAACTGGAAAAG
This region of Betaproteobacteria bacterium genomic DNA includes:
- a CDS encoding branched-chain amino acid ABC transporter permease, which encodes MDFVFLTEQSLNGLQFGLMLFLLAAGLTLVFGIMDMINLAHGSLYMTGAYLAAALTTYSGSFLLGVGGSLAGTAVIGVLLEVTLLRTLYERDHLSQVLATFALILILNEFVRLIWGPQPVALNLPEALSGPVEVIPGLTYPIYRLLIIAVGIAVALLLYFLVSHTRAGMWVRAGASNREMAMAMGVNVRGLFTAVFAVGAALSALAGAMLGPLLAVQVGMGESILILAFVVIVVGGIGSIRGAFVGAILVGVVDTVGRTILPMTLREVFSPQVASNLGPALASILIYILMAGVLFWRPQGLFPARG
- a CDS encoding ABC transporter ATP-binding protein; translation: MGCSVCGAAPVADEVLRLQGVVKRYGAFAVSDGVTLSVVRGELHALIGPNGAGKTTLVHEITGTIACDAGRIEFGGRDITAVPAYRRVQLGIARSYQVTNIFLNCSVLDNLSLVVQAMSDTPLGFWRPAVRERALFERAAEVMIRVGLEGKADVLARNLSHGQQRRLEVGLALATGPKLLLLDEPLAGMGPEDFEQMVRLIEELKSQCTVLMIEHDMDAVFRLADRISVLVAGRVIETGTPEAVRRSPEVKKAYLGDEVAA
- a CDS encoding ABC transporter substrate-binding protein translates to MKRITTAALMACALTGGAHAADKVKVGFLSTLSGPSAAIGLDIRDGFNLVVKNHGGKLGGLPADVLFSDDQQNPDTGKQLAEKFLKKDRVDFITGIVFTNVMLAVAPAVFDAQTYLVTANAGPAQFSGQGCSPWLYSTAWQNDGAHEAAGKYVQDRGFNNIALIAPNYPAGKDALTGFKRFYHGPVLEEIYTKLGQLDYSSEIAQIRAAKPQATYVFLPGGMGINFIKQFVAAGLNKQTVLVGPGFIADEDIIKAVGEPMVGLFNTSQWAHDLNNEANKKFVADFQKEYGRLPTVYASQGYDAAQLIDSAVRDVKGKIEDKAALGKALGAANFKSVRGDFKFNVNHFPIQNFYLRQVVKEPSGRITNKLVGIVLPNHVDVYGKECKMK
- a CDS encoding ABC transporter ATP-binding protein; the encoded protein is MSALLEIGGLESGYGTSQVLFGIDLRIDEGEIVTLLGRNGMGKTTTVRALMGLTPRWKGTVRFRREDIGGRPAYYVAKLGLALVPEGRQIFPNLSVEENLVAFATHRGRTHGHWNSERVYALFPRLQERKRNFGNQLSGGEQQMLAIGRALMTNPHLLVLDEATEGLAPLIREEIWQCLKTLSGEGQTILLIDKYVERLIKLAHRHTIIERGRVVWAGSSKELDADHGVWHRYLGV
- a CDS encoding branched-chain amino acid ABC transporter permease codes for the protein MLILFPLFMRYIDQPFYTVLVSRIMILALAVTSLNLLVGFGGMVCFGQAAFFGTGAYVVGIFMYHGVLPACITWPVAMAVSALVALVIGSISLRTRGVYFIMITLAFAQMIYYVFVSLKEYGGDDGLPLVQRSELPFGLNAKSDEVFYYVVLALGALCMVLVRRLVNARFGRALQAIRENESRAEAIGIPVYRYKLLCFVISGALAGLAGALIVNQSQLASPTLLQWNQSGMLLIMLLLGGVGYVYGGVLGAAIFLLLEEVLSTQTIYWQLGLGVVLLGVVLFARNGLLSLWGRARG
- a CDS encoding RidA family protein; protein product: MEVLQPPGWARPRGYSNGIAARGRLVFIAGQIGWDEQCHIVSGDLAEQARQALKNVVAVLAQAGGRPEHIARMTWYVTDKKAYVSAYRALGAAYREVIGNHFPAMTALQVPALIEDAAKVEIEATAVVPDQGG